The Synechococcus sp. MVIR-18-1 region CTGTTCACTCCAGCTGGGGTGCATGGTTGCTTCACGACTGACACCATGATCGTCGGATCTTGATCCGTATCGTGAGGCTGTACGCCGTACCGAGCAGATTGAACGTTCAGCTCGATGGCCATCGGCTCCCAAACTCACTTGAACAACGCTGAGACAGCTTCCCTATGGTTTTGACCGTTTTTTCAATCCTTCTAGCTCTGTTTCACTTCGTCGGGCCGATGCCCACCGATCTGGGCATCCATCAAGGTCAACTCAGTTCGTGCGAATCACCCGCTCACTGCGCACGACTCGAGTGGGAGCGAAACGATCCAGTCGAAAGCCTAAGGGAACTCGCCGAAGTCATCCAACAAACCCCTCGATCCGAGATCGTCGAACAGCGAGCGGATTATCTCCATGCCACCGCAAGCAGTCAGATTTTCGGCTTCGTTGATGATTTAGAGCTCTACGCGGATTCA contains the following coding sequences:
- a CDS encoding DUF1499 domain-containing protein, translating into MVLTVFSILLALFHFVGPMPTDLGIHQGQLSSCESPAHCARLEWERNDPVESLRELAEVIQQTPRSEIVEQRADYLHATASSQIFGFVDDLELYADSERSVLQARSVSRLGESDLGVNEQRLRSLEAALSNQE